One Helianthus annuus cultivar XRQ/B chromosome 12, HanXRQr2.0-SUNRISE, whole genome shotgun sequence genomic region harbors:
- the LOC110919048 gene encoding uncharacterized protein LOC110919048: MSREPLLPDLNACSHDQGYRSPFYEPGYVPSYRQEEYGNNVFVSGPSGVQGDLSHPSYVQESLGDDPAVQESLGFLSRNDMESWVKRRGLANGYIIVTRRSKDNRVWLQCCRSGEHESKATIRKTGSKKCACPFMVIGCLDRGSMSWRIDYLKKKINEAHNHGPAEHLEGYAYARRLTPNEFRLVQELTDQDIQPHTIWKAATEQNPENVCVPKDIHNACQKIRAAKFEKKPSPMQRLEQILQEKKMTYYIQAEPSTNVVQHIFFCHDKSFEMWRAFPHVLMIDATYKTNMYNLPFLQVVGMSSTNHTFCVAHAFLSNEQEATYVWVLERVRSMLHECMEPRVILTDRDQALINACRKIFPGAHRYLCRFHILQNIVKYCKGSFNGQDWEAFINQWKTVCNSATEELYKYNVLNLQRHLVNQQLTYVFSYLWNNWLSTSRQLFVSAWTNQTLTFMQSTTNRAEGAHAALKKQLTTPRCSLESLVKKVDTLVLKQYAQIKKSLEESRTKRMNSHLQIPMFSNLLLKVSIHALNLLENELTRRTDTLQSFGSTCGCQLYSGAGLLYACRLERLQNTDCIIQLEDIDIFCRKLDLNASNINEEDVDVDKQLEYVKQKLSTQPPQVRKSVLSKIIAVVNPYMSDKKPSVVQENTRGRPTSKVQ; the protein is encoded by the exons ATGTCCCGCGAACCGTTGCTACCAGATTTGAACGCATGTAGCCATGATCAAGGTTATAGGTCTCCGTTTTATGAACCCGGTTACGTTCCCTCGTACAGACAGGAAGAATATGGCAATAACGTTTTCGTTAGTGGTCCCTCGGGAGTACAAGGAGACCTTAGTCACCCTTCTTACGTGCAAGAGTCATTGGGTGACGATCCAGCCGTGCAAGAGTCATTGG GATTTTTATCCCGCAATGATATGGAAAGTTGGGTAAAACGAAGGGGTTTAGCCAACGGATACATAATTGTTACCAGACGGTCCAAGGATAACCGGGTGTGGCTCCAATGTTGTCGTAGCGGCGAGCATGAGAGTAAGGCCACGATTAGGAAAACCGGCAGCAAAAAATGCGCGTGCCCTTTTATGGTGATAGGTTGTCTGGACCGGGGCAGTATGTCTTGGCGGATagattatttgaaaaaaaaaattaacgagGCGCACAACCACGGCCCTGCTGAACATCTGGAGGGTTACGCGTATGCCAGGAGGCTTACTCCTAATGAGTTTAGGCTGGTGCAAGAGCTGACAGATCAAGACATACAGCCCCATACAATCTGGAAGGCCGCAACCGAACAGAACCCTGAGAACGTATGTGTTCCGAAAGACATACACAACGCTTGCCAAAAGATTAGGGCCGCAAAGTTCGAGAAAAAACCGTCTCCCATGCAGCGACTAGAACAAATCCTCCAGGAAAAAAAGATGACCTATTACATACAGGCGGAACCTTCCACCAACGTCGTTCAGCATATATTTTTCTGTCACGATAAGTCCTTTGAAATGTGGAGGGCATTCCCGCATGTGCTTATGATCGACGCTACCTACAAGACTAACATGTACAATCTTCCATTTTTGCAAGTTGTGGGTATGTCGTCGACAAACCACACCTTCTGTGTTGCGCATGCATTTCTTTCAAACGAGCAGGAGGCAACGTACGTCTGGGTATTGGAGAGGGTCAGGTCTATGCTGCACGAGTGCATGGAGCCGCGTGTAATTCTAACGGACAGGGACCAGGCACTGATAAACGCGTGTAGAAAAATATTCCCTGGCGCACACAGATATCTTTGCAGGTTCCACATCTTACAAAATATTGTGAAGTACTGCAAGGGTTCGTTTAATGGGCAAGATTGGGAAGCCTTTATAAATCAGTGGAAAACAGTGTGTAATTCCGCTACCGAAGAGTTATACAAATATAATGTCCTCAACCTTCAGAGACACCTTGTCAATCAACAACTTACAT ATGTTTTTAGTTACCTATGGAATAACTGGTTAAGCACCTCCAGACAATTGTTCGTATCTGCATGGACCAATCAAACCCTGACATTCATGCAAAGTACAACAAACAGAGCTGAAGGCGCACATGCTGCATTAAAGAAACAGCTTACTACACCGAGATGCAGTCTGGAATCACTGGTGAAAAAGGTGGACACCTTGGTACTAAAGCAATATGCGCAAATAAAGAAATCCTTGGAAGAAAGCCGCACCAAGCGAATGAACAGCCACCTTCAGATTCCTATGTTTTCCAACCTACTtcttaaagtttccatccatgcTCTTAACCTATTGGAAAACGAGCTAACACGGAGAACAGACACGTTGCAGTCATTCGGATCAACATGTGGCTGCCAGCTGTACTCGGGTGCCGGGTTGTTATATGCATGTCGCCTGGAGAGATTGCAGAATACAG ATTGCATCATTCAGCTCGAAGATATAgacattttctgcagaaaactTGACCTGAACGCATCAAATATTAATGAGGAAGATGTTGATGTAGACAAACAATTAGAATATGTGAAACAAAAATTGTCTACCCAACCCCCGCAAGTGAGGAAAAGCGTCTTATCGAAGATCATAGCGGTGGTAAACCCATATATGAGCGACAAAAAACCGTCTGTCGTACAAGAAAACACTCGCGGGCGACCAACTTCCAAGGTCCAATAA